One genomic window of Cellulophaga sp. Hel_I_12 includes the following:
- a CDS encoding site-specific integrase codes for MKTTATFSILFWADSARAKNKQAAIYARITVNGKRATLSLKRKVLIFDWDAHKGRVRGTNQHSRILNNYLEEVNSSLFKSYQDLKNERKLITSQAIKSRYLGEDQQNYSINDIIRYHTEDMEGKLKWGTQKNYYTTQKYISKFLLISYKTTDIYLRELDYNFIIKFEKYLRAYIPEDHQKSMGNNTVMKHIERLRKLINLAFKLGWIDRDPFMNFKAQFIKTERGFLSSAELKRVEEKHFTIVRLELVKDLFVFSCYTSLSYIDVIKLTQDNICIGIDGELWIHYKREKTTKIIRIPLLPKALEIINKYKNRIKSKTDENLFPNISNQKLNAYLKEVADVCAIKKNLTFHIARHTFATTVTLSNGIPIETVSKLLGHSRISTTQIYAKVIERKVSNDMKKLREQFLNAKNNTAKTCQKL; via the coding sequence ATGAAAACAACAGCAACATTCAGTATTTTGTTCTGGGCAGATAGTGCAAGAGCAAAAAACAAACAAGCCGCCATTTATGCAAGAATTACGGTCAATGGAAAACGGGCAACACTAAGTTTAAAACGTAAAGTGCTTATATTTGATTGGGATGCCCACAAGGGTAGAGTCCGAGGCACAAACCAACATTCAAGAATCCTTAATAATTATTTAGAAGAGGTCAATAGCAGCCTCTTTAAGAGCTATCAGGATTTAAAGAACGAGCGTAAACTTATAACCTCTCAAGCTATCAAGTCAAGATATTTGGGAGAAGATCAGCAGAATTATTCCATAAATGATATAATTCGCTACCATACAGAAGATATGGAAGGTAAATTAAAGTGGGGTACACAAAAGAACTACTACACTACTCAAAAGTATATCTCCAAATTTCTTTTGATATCCTATAAGACTACCGATATCTATTTACGAGAACTGGATTATAATTTCATTATTAAGTTTGAAAAATACTTAAGAGCATATATCCCTGAAGATCATCAGAAATCTATGGGGAATAATACCGTAATGAAACATATAGAACGCTTACGAAAATTGATTAACCTAGCCTTTAAATTAGGATGGATAGATCGGGACCCTTTTATGAACTTCAAAGCACAATTCATTAAAACGGAAAGAGGGTTTTTAAGCTCAGCGGAATTAAAAAGAGTAGAGGAGAAGCACTTCACTATAGTACGTTTGGAACTCGTTAAAGACTTATTTGTGTTCAGTTGTTATACAAGCTTAAGTTACATTGATGTGATTAAATTAACGCAGGACAATATATGTATTGGCATAGATGGAGAATTGTGGATTCATTACAAACGAGAGAAAACAACCAAGATTATTAGAATTCCATTATTGCCAAAGGCATTAGAAATCATCAACAAGTATAAAAATCGGATTAAATCAAAAACGGATGAAAATCTATTTCCAAACATATCCAATCAAAAACTAAATGCCTATTTAAAAGAAGTAGCTGACGTGTGTGCTATAAAAAAGAATCTCACTTTCCACATTGCAAGACACACTTTTGCCACTACAGTAACTTTAAGTAATGGTATTCCCATAGAAACCGTTTCAAAATTGTTAGGACATTCCAGAATATCAACCACACAAATTTACGCTAAGGTCATAGAACGCAAGGTTAGTAATGATATGAAAAAATTGAGAGAGCAGTTTTTAAATGCAAAAAATAATACAGCGAAAACGTGTCAAAAATTATAA
- a CDS encoding HD family phosphohydrolase has product MSTFLDKIFKNQSVIYKYFIYLLSIVLIVFFFPKGGKFKYEFQKEKPWQYENYYAPFDFSIKKTAQEIDKEKQAIKDNQTPYFNYDSQVVDEVYTSYEQQINSLIDGEKDITDARKNYLIKTGQDVLQAFYVNGIVEDLSVVTTEKTINLIQNNEVKKINTTKLFSKNDIGLVTKQVLENRNLSPLVKQYEQLFFEVLRPNVFLDSELTNKIIEDEISKISYTRGTIDQGKLIIAKGEIVEANDFKILNSIKGEYESEVYNNNNYYFIIIGYAVLVALVLLMLLFFLKKYRQEIYENNTKVTFIFFNILFMVFITTLVVKYNEAFVFVVPLCILPLILKTFFDARLGLFVHVLAVLILGFVVPNSFEYIFLQIITGIVTILTVSELYKRANLFISVGQITLIYFVGYFAFHMIHEGNLDNLEWLVFGLFLLNGMITLFVQPLIYIYEKVFGLVSDVSLLELSDTNSRLLKELSNKAPGTFHHSLQVANLAEAAANEIGANAMLVRVGALYHDIGKMNNPTYFTENQITNVNPHDELSPLDSAKIIINHVIDGIEIARKNNLPDRVIDFIRVHHGTTLVYYFYKKQQELSPAVDEQDFRYPGPIPFSKETAILMMSDAIEAASKSLKNPNFLVIDEFVNKIIGGQMRANQFLNANITFKEIEQIKKVLKQKLINIYHLRVEYPE; this is encoded by the coding sequence ATGAGCACTTTTTTAGATAAAATTTTTAAAAACCAATCGGTAATTTATAAATACTTTATTTACCTTTTGTCAATTGTACTCATTGTTTTCTTTTTTCCAAAGGGCGGTAAATTTAAATATGAGTTTCAAAAGGAGAAACCTTGGCAATACGAAAATTATTATGCTCCTTTTGATTTTTCCATAAAAAAAACAGCTCAGGAGATTGATAAGGAGAAGCAGGCAATTAAAGATAATCAAACTCCTTATTTTAATTACGATAGTCAAGTTGTAGATGAGGTTTATACTTCTTATGAACAACAGATTAATAGCTTAATTGATGGTGAGAAAGATATCACCGATGCCCGAAAAAATTATTTAATAAAAACAGGACAAGACGTATTGCAAGCGTTTTATGTAAATGGCATTGTTGAGGATTTGTCTGTGGTTACCACAGAAAAAACTATTAATTTGATTCAGAATAATGAGGTAAAGAAAATAAACACGACCAAGTTATTTAGTAAAAATGATATTGGCCTAGTGACCAAACAGGTGCTAGAGAACAGAAATTTATCTCCTCTGGTAAAGCAATATGAGCAATTATTTTTTGAAGTTCTAAGACCCAATGTTTTTTTAGATTCAGAATTAACGAATAAAATAATTGAGGATGAAATTTCAAAAATTTCTTATACTCGAGGTACTATTGATCAAGGTAAATTAATTATAGCCAAAGGTGAAATTGTTGAGGCAAATGATTTTAAAATACTGAATTCTATTAAAGGGGAATACGAATCTGAAGTATACAATAACAACAATTATTATTTTATTATCATCGGCTATGCGGTATTGGTTGCTTTAGTATTACTCATGTTATTATTCTTCCTGAAAAAATACAGGCAGGAAATTTATGAGAATAACACCAAAGTAACTTTTATTTTTTTTAATATTCTGTTCATGGTATTTATTACCACTCTTGTGGTAAAATATAATGAAGCTTTTGTATTTGTTGTTCCCTTGTGCATTTTGCCATTGATATTAAAAACTTTTTTTGATGCTAGGTTAGGCTTGTTTGTTCATGTTTTGGCAGTGCTTATTTTAGGTTTTGTGGTTCCCAATAGTTTTGAGTATATTTTTCTTCAAATTATTACTGGAATTGTTACTATTTTAACGGTATCCGAATTATATAAGAGAGCTAATCTTTTTATTTCAGTAGGCCAAATCACCTTGATCTATTTCGTTGGGTATTTTGCATTTCATATGATACATGAAGGCAATCTGGACAATTTAGAATGGTTGGTTTTTGGTTTGTTTTTGTTAAACGGTATGATTACCCTATTTGTTCAACCTTTAATTTATATTTATGAAAAGGTATTTGGTCTCGTATCCGATGTTTCGCTGCTAGAGCTTTCCGATACGAACTCAAGGCTTTTAAAAGAGTTATCTAATAAAGCTCCTGGTACTTTTCATCATTCTTTGCAAGTAGCAAATCTTGCCGAAGCAGCAGCCAATGAAATCGGTGCAAATGCTATGCTAGTCAGGGTAGGGGCCTTATATCATGATATTGGTAAAATGAACAATCCTACCTATTTTACTGAAAACCAAATTACCAATGTAAATCCACATGATGAATTAAGCCCCTTAGATAGCGCTAAAATTATTATTAATCATGTTATCGATGGAATTGAAATTGCTCGTAAAAACAACCTACCGGATAGGGTTATTGATTTTATTCGCGTACACCATGGCACCACATTAGTGTATTATTTTTACAAAAAGCAGCAGGAATTAAGTCCTGCTGTCGATGAACAAGATTTTAGGTATCCAGGACCGATTCCTTTTTCAAAAGAAACGGCTATTTTAATGATGTCAGATGCTATTGAGGCAGCATCTAAAAGCTTAAAAAATCCTAACTTTTTGGTTATTGATGAATTTGTAAACAAAATTATTGGGGGGCAAATGCGAGCCAATCAATTTTTAAATGCGAACATCACCTTTAAAGAAATAGAGCAAATTAAGAAGGTTTTGAAACAAAAATTAATTAATATTTATCATCTAAGAGTCGAGTATCCAGAGTAG
- a CDS encoding substrate-binding domain-containing protein: MKNYTIKDIAKLADVSKGTVDRVLHNRGKVSQNALDKVNVVLSEIDYKPNLIARNLKNNKIYQICILLPDPDLDAYWLPCIEGINDAKTEFSSFNVVIESYFFDPTSTSSFITINQKLLETHPDAVLLVPLFYKEALDAIDNYNSLGIISGTFNNQLKSRIINSFVGQDLFQSGRVAASLLDLLVDKGLIAIIHIDEEYENAQHMQEKEKGFRNYFADSLNQKLEIITLNIKSYDAQNNLTDFLNKHLHLKGIFVTTSKSFQIAEVLSKREGKKIAFVGYDLLQANLEYLQKNVINFLIHQNPKKQAYKGLSLLVEHLIFEKKISKEVLLPLYIINNENAKEYLK; encoded by the coding sequence ATGAAGAATTATACAATAAAGGATATTGCCAAATTAGCAGATGTTTCGAAAGGAACTGTTGATAGAGTTTTGCATAACCGGGGTAAAGTATCTCAAAATGCGCTGGACAAGGTAAATGTAGTTCTTAGTGAAATAGATTACAAACCAAATTTAATTGCCAGAAATTTAAAAAATAATAAAATTTATCAAATTTGTATTTTGCTTCCTGATCCTGATTTAGATGCATACTGGCTGCCCTGTATTGAAGGTATTAATGATGCTAAGACCGAATTTAGTTCTTTTAATGTTGTCATAGAATCTTATTTTTTCGATCCCACGAGTACATCTTCTTTTATAACAATCAATCAAAAGCTATTAGAAACGCATCCAGATGCTGTATTGCTTGTGCCGCTATTTTACAAAGAAGCACTCGATGCCATTGATAATTATAATTCATTGGGTATTATTTCTGGTACATTTAATAATCAGCTAAAATCTAGAATAATTAATAGTTTTGTTGGTCAAGATTTATTTCAAAGTGGCAGAGTTGCCGCAAGTCTTTTAGATTTGCTCGTTGATAAAGGGTTAATTGCGATCATACATATTGATGAAGAATATGAAAATGCGCAGCACATGCAAGAAAAAGAAAAAGGATTTAGGAACTACTTTGCAGATAGTTTAAATCAAAAACTTGAAATTATCACCTTAAATATAAAATCTTATGATGCCCAAAATAATTTGACCGATTTCTTAAATAAGCATCTTCATTTAAAAGGTATTTTTGTTACGACTTCAAAATCATTTCAAATAGCAGAAGTTCTGTCAAAAAGAGAAGGTAAAAAGATAGCCTTTGTTGGGTACGATTTACTACAAGCTAATCTGGAATATTTACAAAAGAATGTTATTAATTTTTTAATTCATCAAAACCCAAAAAAACAAGCCTATAAAGGCTTATCATTATTGGTGGAGCATTTAATTTTTGAGAAAAAAATATCCAAAGAAGTGCTTTTACCTTTATATATTATAAATAACGAAAATGCAAAAGAGTATCTAAAATAA
- a CDS encoding phosphotransferase enzyme family protein — protein MILEKLKSIYAEFSNTDQLISYKQLASGHINDTFLIETTTNNFYILQQINRGVFKDIPGLINNKVLVSRHLRKKLGYLNPNELKRRVLSFVETIEGNNYCLDIDGNYWNLMIYINDSVTFETVNSANVAYEGGKLIGDFLNLTSDFDASQLIEVIPKFHDMSFRFTQFEEALKVASDVRLKKAQKYIELVWCLKDEMHIIQKLKESGKIKLRVTHNDTKISNILFDKNNKGLCVIDTDTIMPGIVHYDFGDAIRTICNTATEDEKDLEKVAFNIEYYKAYVKGFLEQLKSELTPSAIKYLPLGAKTMIFIMALRFLTDYLNHDIYYKTAYPEHNLDRSKNQFKLIESLADQFKEMEIISTQIK, from the coding sequence ATGATATTAGAGAAATTAAAATCTATTTACGCGGAATTTAGCAATACAGATCAGCTTATTTCATATAAGCAGTTAGCTTCTGGTCATATTAATGACACATTTTTAATTGAAACGACAACAAATAATTTTTACATACTACAACAGATTAATCGAGGAGTTTTTAAGGATATTCCAGGATTAATAAATAACAAGGTTCTTGTTAGTAGGCATTTACGAAAAAAATTAGGATATCTAAATCCTAATGAATTAAAACGTCGCGTACTCTCATTTGTTGAAACAATTGAAGGTAATAATTATTGTCTTGACATCGATGGTAATTATTGGAATTTGATGATTTATATTAATGATAGTGTCACATTTGAAACAGTTAACTCTGCGAATGTTGCATATGAGGGCGGAAAGCTAATTGGTGATTTTCTGAATTTAACTAGTGATTTTGATGCTAGTCAATTAATTGAAGTTATTCCGAAATTTCATGATATGTCTTTTCGATTTACTCAGTTTGAAGAAGCGCTAAAGGTGGCCTCTGACGTAAGGTTGAAAAAAGCTCAAAAGTATATTGAATTGGTATGGTGCTTAAAAGATGAAATGCATATTATTCAAAAATTAAAAGAATCAGGAAAAATAAAATTAAGAGTAACACACAACGACACAAAAATATCAAACATACTTTTTGATAAGAATAATAAAGGACTTTGTGTTATAGATACGGATACTATAATGCCAGGTATAGTTCATTATGATTTTGGTGATGCCATAAGAACTATTTGTAATACTGCCACGGAAGATGAAAAGGATCTAGAAAAAGTAGCATTCAATATAGAATACTACAAAGCGTATGTTAAAGGATTTTTAGAACAACTTAAATCAGAGCTTACACCCAGTGCTATCAAATACCTTCCTTTAGGAGCTAAAACAATGATTTTCATCATGGCTTTACGTTTTTTAACAGACTATTTAAATCATGACATTTACTATAAAACAGCCTATCCAGAACATAATTTAGACCGTTCTAAAAATCAATTTAAATTGATTGAAAGTTTAGCAGATCAGTTTAAAGAAATGGAAATAATTAGCACTCAAATAAAATGA
- a CDS encoding acetyl-CoA C-acyltransferase: MKKVVIVSAVRTPIGSFMGSLSSISAPILGSIAIKGALNKINLDPKLVDEVLMGNVVQAGTGQAPARQAAIHAGIPNTVPCTTINKVCASGMKAVMQGAQAIALGDADIVVAGGMENMSLIPHYVYMRNGQKFGPSTLTDGMQKDGLVDAYDNNAMGVCADACADKYEFSREDQDNFAIQSYKRSEAAWQKGYFNDEVVPVEVPQRRGEPILVTKDEEYTNVKIDKIPSLRPAFTKDGTVTAANASTINDGAAALILMSEEKAKELNLKPLATIVSFADAAQEPEWFTTAPAKALPKALSKANISIDKVDFFEFNEAFSVVGLANMKLLGLTDKNVNINGGAVSLGHPLGCSGARILVSLIHILEQQKAKIGAAAICNGGGGASAMVIERN; encoded by the coding sequence ATGAAAAAAGTAGTCATTGTTTCTGCGGTAAGAACACCGATAGGCAGTTTTATGGGAAGTTTATCAAGCATATCGGCACCTATACTCGGTTCTATTGCTATTAAAGGGGCCCTAAATAAAATTAATCTAGACCCCAAACTTGTAGATGAAGTACTTATGGGTAACGTAGTACAAGCAGGAACTGGGCAAGCCCCCGCAAGACAAGCAGCTATCCATGCTGGGATTCCAAATACGGTTCCTTGTACCACCATCAATAAAGTTTGTGCCTCAGGAATGAAAGCTGTGATGCAAGGAGCACAGGCAATAGCACTTGGTGATGCGGATATTGTGGTTGCTGGCGGTATGGAAAACATGAGTTTAATTCCTCATTATGTTTACATGAGAAATGGACAAAAATTTGGTCCATCAACATTAACGGACGGCATGCAAAAAGACGGACTTGTAGATGCCTACGATAATAATGCCATGGGAGTTTGTGCTGATGCATGTGCTGATAAATACGAGTTTAGTAGAGAAGATCAAGATAATTTTGCCATCCAATCCTATAAAAGATCTGAGGCAGCTTGGCAGAAAGGATATTTTAATGATGAAGTTGTACCCGTAGAAGTTCCTCAAAGACGTGGAGAGCCTATTCTGGTCACCAAAGACGAAGAATATACCAATGTTAAGATAGATAAAATTCCTTCATTAAGACCCGCTTTTACAAAAGATGGTACCGTAACAGCAGCCAATGCTTCAACCATTAATGATGGTGCAGCTGCTCTTATTTTAATGAGCGAAGAAAAAGCAAAAGAACTAAATTTAAAACCTTTAGCAACTATTGTTAGTTTTGCAGATGCTGCACAAGAACCAGAATGGTTTACAACAGCTCCAGCAAAAGCACTTCCTAAAGCTTTAAGTAAAGCCAATATTTCCATAGATAAAGTAGATTTTTTTGAATTTAACGAGGCTTTTTCTGTTGTAGGTTTAGCCAACATGAAATTATTAGGACTTACAGATAAAAATGTAAATATTAATGGAGGAGCCGTTTCTTTGGGTCATCCATTAGGCTGTTCTGGAGCTAGAATATTGGTCTCTTTAATTCATATATTAGAACAACAAAAAGCTAAAATAGGAGCTGCCGCTATATGTAATGGTGGTGGTGGTGCCTCTGCCATGGTGATTGAAAGAAATTAA
- a CDS encoding NAD-dependent epimerase/dehydratase family protein: MKNYIVTGGAGFIGSHIVEYLVQMGHQVTVIDSLRTGFEKNLEGLNVRFFEEDIRNKKQLERIITNTNGVFHLAALVSVPESLLKIKECIDINTIGTLNILDAAKNNLNCKVVLSTSAANYGDNLVSPKVETMTPDPKTPYAITKLDGEYYLNMFSDQYKVPTISLRYFNVFGPRQNPKSAYAAAVPIFINNALQNKTITIYGDGLQTRDFIYVKDVVKANILASKVGKGTFNVALGHSTSILELAQKIIELTNSRSEIQFLEERSGDIKHSKADPSKFNALGFKPDYSIEASLKETIKFYDAQLSAKINY, encoded by the coding sequence ATGAAAAATTATATTGTAACGGGTGGAGCAGGCTTTATAGGAAGTCATATTGTAGAATATTTGGTGCAAATGGGACATCAAGTTACCGTAATTGATAGTTTAAGAACGGGATTTGAAAAAAACCTAGAAGGATTAAATGTTCGGTTTTTTGAAGAAGATATTCGAAACAAGAAACAACTCGAGAGAATTATTACAAACACAAATGGTGTTTTTCATCTAGCAGCATTGGTTAGTGTACCAGAGTCTTTATTGAAAATTAAAGAATGTATAGACATCAATACTATAGGAACTTTAAATATTCTAGATGCTGCTAAGAATAATTTAAATTGTAAAGTAGTGCTTTCGACCTCGGCAGCAAATTATGGTGATAATTTAGTTTCTCCTAAAGTTGAAACGATGACTCCAGATCCGAAGACACCATATGCAATAACAAAATTAGATGGTGAGTATTATCTTAACATGTTCTCGGATCAATACAAAGTACCGACGATATCCCTCCGATATTTTAATGTATTTGGACCACGTCAAAATCCAAAATCCGCTTATGCCGCTGCAGTTCCAATTTTTATAAATAATGCTTTACAAAATAAAACAATCACAATTTATGGGGATGGATTGCAAACCAGAGATTTCATTTATGTAAAAGACGTGGTTAAAGCAAACATACTGGCTTCAAAAGTAGGAAAAGGAACTTTTAATGTAGCACTTGGTCACAGCACTTCAATTTTAGAATTGGCACAAAAAATTATTGAATTAACAAATTCAAGATCTGAGATACAATTTTTAGAAGAACGTTCAGGAGATATAAAACACTCAAAAGCCGATCCGTCTAAATTTAATGCATTGGGTTTTAAACCTGATTATTCAATAGAAGCCTCTTTAAAAGAAACTATAAAATTTTACGATGCACAATTAAGCGCTAAAATAAACTACTAA
- a CDS encoding sugar-binding protein yields the protein MKNYNVNYIKIDTLLINGKGDDLQWNNAEVLSDFLSAWDDRIPSRIEFRSLWDSKNLFFCFKVFDNEINIDKRDNSKKSIGNSDRVELFFKKNNEPHTHYCLEIDPTSRILDFKANPKRQFEFDWNWPKEDLVVKSNIQNDFFTVEGAISIASLEKLEVITNNKIETGIFRAKYNKTKNSSYEPTWISWVNPNTKLPDFHTPTSFGILNLVQL from the coding sequence ATGAAAAATTATAATGTAAATTATATTAAAATAGACACCTTGCTTATAAATGGAAAAGGAGATGACTTGCAATGGAATAATGCTGAAGTTCTATCCGATTTTTTATCTGCATGGGATGATCGTATACCTAGTAGAATTGAATTTAGGTCGCTTTGGGATTCGAAGAATTTATTTTTTTGTTTTAAGGTTTTTGATAATGAAATTAATATTGATAAAAGAGATAACAGTAAAAAAAGTATTGGAAATTCAGATAGGGTAGAACTTTTTTTTAAAAAGAATAATGAACCACACACGCATTATTGTCTCGAGATAGATCCTACTTCTAGAATTTTAGACTTTAAAGCTAATCCAAAAAGACAGTTCGAATTTGATTGGAACTGGCCTAAAGAAGATTTAGTTGTTAAATCGAATATTCAAAATGATTTTTTTACTGTAGAAGGTGCAATAAGTATAGCTTCGTTGGAAAAACTAGAAGTGATTACAAATAATAAAATTGAAACAGGAATCTTTAGGGCTAAGTACAATAAAACAAAAAATTCAAGTTATGAGCCTACTTGGATTTCTTGGGTGAACCCTAATACCAAACTACCAGATTTTCATACTCCAACATCATTTGGTATATTAAATTTAGTGCAGCTATAA
- a CDS encoding sugar MFS transporter, with amino-acid sequence MTNNNQKSTVIPIAIIAGLFFIFGFVTWINGALIPFMKTINELTDAQSYLVATASYISFVVMALPASYILKKIGYRKGMSLGLFIMAIGALIFIPAAEARTYWVFLTGIFIQGLGMTLLQTAANPYITILGPIESGAKRIAIMGIANKTAGALGSLIFGAILLSGIDEVKAKLSSATIQEKGVLLDTMADSVFVPYIVMAIVLVVLGILIRKAPLPNVEANETTEVKDGTQVKTSIFQFPHLWLGVLALFVYVGAEVIAGDTIIAYGISLGFTGEEAKFFTTYTLLAMVATYAIGVFLIPKYLKQRTALIASAFLGIVFSICILNTTGFTSVLFVAALGIANALVWPAIWPLTLMGLGKFTKTASALLIMAISGGAIIPPLYGRIVDANKLNLITNGVAENTAIAEAATSSYWILIPCYILILFFAISGHKLKSWRTK; translated from the coding sequence ATGACGAATAACAATCAAAAAAGCACGGTAATACCTATAGCAATAATAGCAGGCTTATTTTTTATTTTTGGTTTTGTAACCTGGATAAATGGCGCTTTAATTCCGTTTATGAAAACAATCAATGAATTAACCGATGCGCAATCTTATCTCGTAGCAACGGCTTCTTACATTTCATTTGTAGTTATGGCGCTCCCAGCTTCCTATATTTTAAAAAAAATAGGATATCGAAAAGGGATGTCTTTAGGACTTTTTATTATGGCTATTGGGGCATTAATTTTTATCCCTGCAGCAGAAGCAAGGACCTATTGGGTGTTTTTAACTGGAATTTTTATTCAGGGTTTAGGAATGACTTTGTTACAAACGGCTGCCAATCCTTACATTACAATTTTAGGACCTATAGAAAGTGGTGCTAAGCGTATAGCCATTATGGGCATAGCCAATAAAACAGCAGGCGCATTAGGATCTTTAATTTTTGGAGCCATATTATTATCAGGCATAGATGAAGTCAAAGCAAAATTATCCTCAGCTACGATACAAGAAAAAGGGGTGCTTTTGGATACAATGGCGGATAGTGTTTTTGTACCTTACATTGTAATGGCTATTGTTCTAGTTGTATTAGGAATTTTAATTCGAAAAGCGCCATTACCGAATGTTGAAGCCAACGAAACTACAGAAGTAAAAGACGGAACCCAGGTAAAAACGAGCATCTTTCAATTTCCACATTTATGGTTGGGAGTATTAGCCTTATTTGTATATGTAGGAGCAGAAGTTATTGCAGGAGATACTATTATTGCCTACGGAATATCTTTAGGATTTACAGGAGAAGAAGCAAAATTCTTTACGACTTATACACTTTTGGCTATGGTAGCTACTTATGCAATTGGGGTGTTTTTAATTCCGAAATATTTAAAGCAGCGAACGGCTTTAATTGCAAGTGCTTTTTTAGGGATTGTTTTTAGTATTTGCATTTTAAATACCACAGGATTTACCTCGGTACTGTTTGTAGCAGCATTAGGTATTGCCAATGCTTTGGTATGGCCAGCTATTTGGCCTTTAACTTTAATGGGTCTGGGTAAATTTACAAAAACGGCGTCAGCCTTATTAATCATGGCCATATCTGGAGGAGCTATTATTCCACCATTATATGGACGAATAGTTGATGCCAATAAACTTAATTTAATCACAAATGGAGTAGCAGAAAATACGGCCATTGCTGAAGCAGCTACGAGTAGTTATTGGATTTTAATTCCTTGTTACATCCTAATTCTCTTTTTTGCCATTTCGGGGCATAAACTTAAAAGTTGGAGAACCAAATAA
- a CDS encoding sugar phosphate nucleotidyltransferase: MKPTLVILAAGMGSRYGGLKQLDTVTLDGATIMDFSIYDALQAGFGKFVFIIRKSFEKEFKEIFDKKLAGKAKVAYVFQEIESVPKKYQNPERTKPWGTGHALLMVKDVVKENFAIINADDFYGKEAFQMMADYLRNTDENSYHFSTMAYYLKNTVSENGYVSRGECQINETDYLTDVTERTHIEKRNNELIRKDDKGHFIPIHGDTIVSMNFWGFTPKCFEFGWVLFEKFLEENKNNLKAEFFIPSVVNEILKSGIATVKVLKSDAQWFGVTYKEDKEIVQDEIEKLIKNTVYPSKLW; the protein is encoded by the coding sequence ATGAAACCAACTTTAGTGATTTTGGCGGCAGGAATGGGGAGTCGTTACGGTGGATTAAAGCAACTTGATACGGTCACTTTAGACGGTGCTACGATTATGGATTTTTCAATTTACGATGCATTACAAGCTGGATTTGGAAAATTTGTGTTTATAATCAGAAAAAGCTTTGAGAAGGAATTTAAAGAAATATTTGACAAAAAATTGGCAGGAAAAGCTAAGGTCGCTTACGTTTTTCAAGAAATAGAAAGTGTGCCAAAAAAATATCAAAATCCGGAACGAACAAAACCATGGGGAACTGGTCATGCGCTTTTAATGGTTAAAGATGTTGTTAAAGAAAATTTTGCGATAATAAATGCTGATGATTTTTACGGCAAAGAAGCCTTTCAAATGATGGCAGACTATTTAAGAAATACAGACGAAAATTCGTATCATTTTAGCACAATGGCCTATTATTTGAAAAATACTGTTTCTGAAAATGGGTATGTATCAAGAGGGGAGTGTCAAATTAATGAGACGGATTACTTAACTGATGTAACTGAACGAACACATATCGAAAAGCGCAATAATGAGCTCATAAGAAAGGATGATAAGGGTCATTTTATTCCCATTCATGGTGACACTATTGTTTCTATGAATTTTTGGGGATTTACACCAAAATGCTTCGAATTTGGTTGGGTACTTTTTGAAAAATTTCTTGAAGAGAACAAAAATAATTTAAAAGCTGAATTTTTCATTCCCTCCGTTGTCAACGAGATATTAAAATCAGGAATAGCTACTGTAAAAGTTTTAAAATCTGATGCGCAATGGTTTGGTGTTACCTATAAAGAAGATAAAGAAATTGTTCAAGATGAAATTGAAAAATTAATAAAGAATACTGTTTATCCTTCGAAACTATGGTAA